From Panicum hallii strain FIL2 chromosome 2, PHallii_v3.1, whole genome shotgun sequence, a single genomic window includes:
- the LOC112883162 gene encoding receptor-like protein 53, with the protein MAPTKEHLHSLMHLFIACLLKLSTAAPCLPDQASSLLQLKASFIGDSLPSWQAGTDCCHHWEGVTCDVAFGRVISLDLGEFDLMSSWLDPALFNLTSLRNLSLAFNDFRGASLPASGFERLTDIIHLNLSCTYFLGQIPIGIACLKNLVTLDLSENYDLYFERPSFKTFMANMSNLRELYLDGVNLSSSGSTWSTVLADSVPQLQVLSLYQCYISGPIQPSFSRLRSLTTINLGYNKFEGHFPTKIFQLKSLRTLDLSGNPMLSVRLTHFPAGNNLETLNLAGTNFSCDMPSSFGNLEYVKTLGLNMMGIDDELPSLISKLPLLDDLQLMGPDTENPILSWISNITQLTHLLFDGYDFSKSIPTWIGKLTRLESLTIADCSFSMPIPYQIGNLTKLVELKFLNCDFSEQRMPSSIGNLTKLVLLSICDCNFSGPIPSTIGNLIQLEKLVVWSSHIGGKIPKSLFALPALQVLFLLDNQLIGSLEDIPAPLSSPLREILLSSTIELGSIWRLRNLTHLSLGNNMISLTEKEVLMDFKEAYRYHQLHPN; encoded by the exons ATGGCTCCCACAAAGGAACATCTCCACAGCCTTATGCACTTGTTCATAGCATGCCTCCTCAAGCTTAGCACCGCAGCGCCTTGCCTGCCGGATCAGGCTTCTTCCCTCCTCCAGCTAAAAGCTTCCTTCATTGGTGACAGCCTACCATCATGGCAAGCTGGAACAGATTGCTGCCACCACTGGGAGGGCGTCACCTGTGACGTGGCCTTCGGAAGAGTCATTTCTCTTGACCTCGGTGAGTTCGACCTGATGAGCAGTTGGCTTGATCCTGCGCTCTTCAACCTCACCTCTCTCAGGAACCTCAGCCTTGCATTCAATGACTTTAGGGGAGCCTCGCTCCCGGCTTCTGGGTTCGAGCGGCTCACGGATATCATCCACCTCAACCTCTCGTGCACCTATTTTTTGGGTCAGATCCCAATTGGAATAGCCTGCCTCAAGAACCTTGTCACCCTTGACTTGTCTGAAAATTATGATTTGTATTTTGAGCGGCCAAGTTTCAAAACCTTCATGGCAAATATGAGCAACCTGAGGGAGCTTTATCTTGATGGAGTGAATTTATCTAGCAGTGGATCGACTTGGTCCACTGTTTTAGCAGACTCCGTTCCCCAGCTACAGGTTCTTAGCTTGTATCAGTGTTATATATCAGGTCCTATCCAACCTTCATTCTCAAGGCTTCGCTCACTTACGACGATCAACTTGGGATACAATAAGTTTGAAGGGCATTTTCCAACAAAAATCTTCCAGCTAAAAAGTTTGAGGACGCTTGATTTGTCCGGTAACCCCATGCTTTCTGTGAGGTTAACACACTTCCCAGCTGGAAATAATTTGGAAACACTAAATCTAGCAGGGACCAATTTCTCTTGTGACATGCCGTCCTCGTTTGGCAATCTTGAGTATGTAAAGACATTGGGGCTTAACATGATGGGCATTGATGACGAACTCCCCTCTTTGATATCTAAGCTTCCGTTATTGGATGACCTGCAACTCATGGGACCAGATACGGAGAATCCGATATTATCTTGGATCAGCAATATTACCCAATTGACACACCTATTGTTTGATGGTTATGACTTCTCTAAATCGATTCCCACTTGGATCGGCAAACTTACAAGGCTGGAAAGTTTGACAATAGCGGATTGTAGTTTCTCCATGCCAATACCGTACCAGATTGGAAATCTTACAAAATTGGTCGAACTGAAGTTCTTGAACTGTGACTTCTCAGAGCAGAGAATGCCATCGTCGATAGGCAATCTTACAAAGTTGGTCCTTTTAAGCATCTGTGATTGCAATTTCTCTGGACCAATACCCTCAACAATTGGGAACTTGATCCAACTTGAGAAGCTGGTGGTCTGGTCTTCTCACATAGGAG GAAAAATTCCAAAGTCCTTGTTCGCTCTTCCAGCCCTGCAAGTGCTTTTTTTACTGGATAATCAGCTTATTGGCTCGCTGGAAGACATTCCTGCTCCTTTATCCTCACCATTGCGGGAGATTCTTTTAAGCA GCACAATAGAACTTGGCTCTATCTGGAGGTTGAGAAATCTCACCCATCTTAGCCTGGGTAACAATATGATATCGCTCACTGAAAAAGAAG TTTTAATGGACTTCAAGGAAGCATACCGATACCATCAACTCCATCCGAACTAA
- the LOC112883163 gene encoding LOW QUALITY PROTEIN: receptor-like protein 54 (The sequence of the model RefSeq protein was modified relative to this genomic sequence to represent the inferred CDS: inserted 1 base in 1 codon), with product MDLSYNYFSRPIPSCLMKKADLMSILRLRENKLHGMLPENIGEGCKLQTIDLNQNQIQGALPRSLANCQDLEVLDVGNNQIVDSFPSWLGTLPKLRILVLRSNQLNGTIRGLHDGYQHFTSLQIVDLASNHFSGDLHPEWFENLRAMLDNSNDVGEXLEHQTNSTWRPLVYQDTVIVTFKDAALSVTKIPTVFKLIDLSNNSFEGSIPGSIGRLVSLHGLDMSHNNFTGQIPSQLHNLTRLESMDLSCNSISGEIPQEFTSLTSLSWLNLSYNNLTGRIPQGNQFLTFPSSSFEGNAGLCGIQLYKQCDNPGPDSTTRSTSVPEPNTLWQDRLDAIIFFLFIGLGFGVGFALSIIFRSFYHIEGWLYKHMH from the exons ATGGACTTATCTTACAATTACTTTTCTAGACCAATTCCATCCTGTCTTATGAAAAAAGCTGACCTGATGAGCATATTGAGGTTAAGAGAAAACAAGTTACATGGCATGCTACCTGAAAATATTGGAGAAGGGTGTAAGCTTCAGACAATCGATTTGAATCAAAATCAAATTCAAGGTGCACTACCAAGATCCCTAGCAAATTGCCAAGACTTGGAGGTTCTTGATGTTGGTAATAATCAGATCGTCGATTCATTTCCATCATGGTTGGGTACACTTCCAAAGCTTCGAATTCTCGTGTTGAGATCTAACCAACTCAACGGCACTATAAGGGGTCTTCACGATGGCTACCAACACTTTACAAGTTTACAAATAGTTGATTTGGCCTCCAACCATTTCTCTGGTGACTTGCATCCAGAATGGTTTGAGAATTTGAGAGCAATGTTGGATAACAGCAACGATGTGGGGG ATTTAGAGCATCAAACAAATTCAACTTGGAGACCACTTGTGTATCAAGATACTGTTATTGTCACATTCAAAGATGCCGCTTTAAGTGTCACCAAAATCCCAACTGTTTTCAAACTAATTGATTTGTCAAATAACTCATTTGAGGGTTCCATTCCGGGTTCAATTGGAAGGCTTGTTTCACTTCACGGACTTGACATGTCGCACAATAACTTCACAGGACAAATTCCATCACAACTTCACAACTTAACGAGGCTGGAATCAATGGATCTCTCTTGCAACTCTATCTCCGGAGAAATTCCACAGGAGTTTACCTCTCTAACTTCTCTTTCCTGGTTGAACCTTTCGTACAACAACTTGACAGGAAGAATACCACAGGGAAACCAATTCTTGACATTTCCCAGCAGCTCGTTTGAAGGCAATGCTGGCCTATGTGGaattcagctttacaagcaatgTGACAATCCAGGTCCAGATTCAACCACCCGAAGCACATCGGTTCCAGAACCCAATACTTTGTGGCAGGACAGACTTGATGCCatcattttcttcctgtttaTTGGCTTGGGCTTTGGCGTGGGTTTTGCATTGTCAATCATATTCAgatccttttaccacatagaagGATGGCTTTACAAGCATATGCATTAG